The DNA region ATAAAATTGAAAACCAATTCTTGTCCGTCTTTTGCTAATTGAGAACCTTGTTTAACATCAAAATCGGCAAATTCGGCAATATCCGCCCCAGCGACAAAAGCTTTTTCTCCGCTACCTGTTAAAATAATAACGCGAATATCTTCATCTGAATCAGCCATAGAAAAAGCGTTATGCAATTCCGAAAGCGTTTCTTTGTTTAGAGCATTTAATTTACTTGGACGGTTTACAGTAATTGTAGCAATTTTACTTTCTTGCTCAATTAGAATATTGTTGTAAGACATGTTTTTAATTTTTTGGAATGGTAACGGTAAAGACCGAACCAACTCCTAATTCTGATACAAAGGTAATATTTCCGTCATAAGCCTCAACAATATTTTTTACCATTGCCAAGCCCAAGCCCATGCCGCTCGATTTTGTAGTAAATTTAGGTTCAAAAATTTTATTTTTCACTTCTTCATCTATTCCCAAACCATTATCCGCAACAGTAATAATAACCTTTTCGTTTTCCTCAGCCACCCTTACTTCAATTTTTGCGTCTTCTTTATTTTCAGTTGATTGAACCGCATTTTTAATCAAATTGGTAACAACTCTAATTAATTGTGTTTTATCTAATTTAGCTACAATTTCATTATCTTCATGAAAATAATGGACATCATCTTCATTAAAAATATCTAATGCTAGTTTTACAACTTCAACAACATTTAAGCTTTCACTATTTTGCTTGGGCATTTCAGCAAAATTAGAAAATGCCGAAGCTATAGAACTCATGGTATCTATTTGCTGAATTAGGGAATTACTAAATTCATGAATTTTAGATTTTATGTTAGGATCTTTAGCATCAAAACGTTGTTCAAAACTCTGAACCGTTAGCCGCATTGGGGTCAGCGGATTTTTAATTTCATGTGCTACTTGTTTTGCCATTTCACGCCAAGCCTGTTCACGCTGGCTTTTTGCCAATTTAAGAGCACTATCTTCAAGTTCATCAACCATATCATTATAGGCATTGACCAAATTGTAAATTTCTAAACTGGCATTATCTAAAATAATTTTTTCATTACTCTTTCCCAAAGCCGTTTTTGCCATTTTTTCGCTTACGGTTTTTATTGACTGTGTTATGTATTTAGAAACAAAATAAGCAATACCAATCGCTATAAGCAACATAAACAAATAGACAAAAGCCAATCGTGATAAAAATTCCTTAAGCTCTTCTTGTTGAAAGGAGTTGTCTTTTAAATAATGAACGTGCAAAATTCCTACAGGCTTAAACTTTCTATCATTAAAATAAGTGTAAGATGATTTATATTTTATACCGCTTGGAGTTTGATCTTCAACAACTACTCTATGGTTTGGGCTTTCGGCCAATTGAGTTAACACTCTCTGAGATATTTTATGCTCCGTGGTATCCTCTGTAAAATCAGATGAAGAGCTAATTTGTAGTTCACCAGCCAAGTTGAAAATCATAATATCCAACTGATTTATGTCAGAAATATCATAAATTTTATCTTTAAATATTGAATGCAAATATTTCTCTTCTACTGGGAAAGTAGTTCTACGCTGCAATTCAATATCGATACTGGCCTTAACTGCATTTTCTTTACGCAACAAACGATCTTCATGATAATCTTTGGTCTGCTCGTTATACTGATAAATAGCAGTCAGTGCAATCAAAATAGAAGCTATAACCACCAATAGGATCATAGCAAAAAAGATTCTGCTCCGTAAGGAGAATTTTTTGAGTTTCATCTAGGCGTAAAGATAGCAAATATCGTACCTAAAAAAGTATTTGGTATTGAACTATTTTTTTGGGAATTATAGTTGTGGCTATATCTTAATAAACTTAGAAATACTTCCTTTATTAACCTTAAGGTAATAAACACCAGGTTTAAGGCTTTCGGTTTTAATTTTAATCTGATTATTTTCAGTCGCTATTGAAGAATTTTGATGTACAAGCTGACCTAGGTTGTTAAAAATATGAACCGTATTTACAGCATCACTTTTAGCATTTAAAGTACCAATAATCAGAACTTCTTTTACAGGATTAGGAAAGATTTTTAAGGCTCTTTTTTCTAAATTGGTTACCTTATTCTCAAGGTTTTTTTTAGGAATGGTGTCAGTTGTTTTTAAGAAATCTTCTGAATCATTTAGTTCCAATTGACCAGAACCAGTTATTGTAAAAAGAAAGATAGGGGCAAAAAGCAGCAAGCTTAATAATTTTTTTATGCCCATTTTGATAATTAGTTTTAGAGTTATTTGAACAAATTTTATTTGGCAAAAGTACAAAAAATCTTAATGGGTTGATTTAATTGGAGTTAACTATTTAAAATATTGCTAACAAATTTATTAACACTATCTACACCAAAACTTGTCAAATGTTTTATAAATGCCGATCCAATAATTGCTCCTTTAGCATGGTTGGTAGCTTGTGTAAACGTTTTATTTTCAGAAATACCAAAACCAATAACTTGCGGATTCTTTAAATTCATTTTTTCAATACGTTCAAAATATTCTGTCTGTTCCTTACCAAAACCCGATTGGCTACCCGTAACACTGGCACTACTAACCATATAAATAAATCCGTTTGAAATAGAATCAATAAAACGGATGCGTTCACTAGAAGTTTGTGGTGTAATTAAAAATACATTTATTAAACCGTGTTTCTCAAAGATATACTTGTATTTTTCGTTATAAACATCTACAGGCAAATCTGGAATTATCATTCCGTCAATACCAATACCTTCACATGTTGCACAGAACTTTTCAACACCATATTGTAATATTGGGTTAAAATATCCCATAATTAATAAAGGAATATTTACTGATTTTCTGATGCTTCTAAGTTGTTCGAATAAAATTTCACTTGTCATTCCATTTTTTAGAGCTTGGGTAGAACTGGCCTGTATTGTTGGGCCATCCGCAAGAGGATCGCTAAACGGCAAACCGATTTCGATCATATCCACACCTGATTTTTCCAGGTTTTGGATAATGGTTACGGTATCTTCCAAATTAGGATAACCTGCTGTAAAATATATAGAAAGTAAACGTTTGTTTTCTTTTAATTTTTGATTTATTCTGTTCATATTGCATTTTTATTAACAGACCTACAAGGTTTTGAAAACCTTGCAGGTCGGGTACATTTTACAATTCAAAATAGTTGATATATGTTTCCAAATCTTTATCACCACGCCCAGACAAACTTAAGACAACCACATCATCCTTTTTAAACTTTTTCTTTTCAAAAACCGCTAACGCATGCGAACTTTCAATTGCAGGAATAATCCCTTCCAATTTACTTAATTCTAATCCAGCTTGCATGGCTTCATCATCAGTAACAGAAATAAACTCCGCTCTTCCCGATTTATATAAATGTGCGTGCATTGGTCCTACACCAGGATAATCCAATCCCGCTGAAATAGAATACGGCTCAGTTATTTGTCCGTCATTAGTCTGCATCAATAAGGTTTTACTTCCATGAATAATTCCTTCTTTACCTAACACTGAAGTTGCAGCACTCTCACCAGAGTCAACACCTAAACCTGCTGCTTCAACAGCAATCAATTTTACATCCGTGTCTTCTAAATAATGATAATAGGCTCCAGCGGCATTACTACCTCCACCAACACAAGCAATAACATAATCAGGTTTAGTTATCCCTTCTTTCTCTTTTAATTGCCATTGTATTTCTTCCGAAACTACTGCTTGAAAACGAGCTACCATATCCGGATATGGATGCGGCCCAACCACTGAACCAATAATATAATGTGTGTCAACAGGGTTGTTAATCCAATCACGTATGGCTTCATTTGTGGCGTCTTTTAGGGTTCTACTTCCTGATAAAGCTGGTATAACTGTCGCTCCCAACATTTTCATTCGGGCAACATTTGGAGCTTGACGAGCAATATCAATCTCGCCCATATACACAATACATTCCAAACCCATTAACGCACAAACTGTAGCCGTAGCCACACCATGTTGACCCGCACCAGTTTCCGCAATAATTCGGTTTTTACCCAGTCTTTTTGCCATCAAAATTTGCCCAATGGTATTATTGATTTTGTGTGCACCCGTATGGTTTAAATCTTCACGTTTTAAATAAATTTTTGTGTTGTATTTTTCTGATAATCGTTTTGCAAAGTACAATGGCGATGGCCTGCCCACATAATCTTTTAGCAACTGCTGAAATTCTTTTTGAAAATCACTTTCAGCCATTACTTTTAAATAGTTTTGGCGTAACTCTTCTACGTTTGGATAGAGCATTTCTGGAATATATGCTCCACCAAATTCACCATAATAGCCTTTATTATCAATATTATAACTCATTCTTATCAATTAATTCAATATAATTAGGTTTTATTTTATTAATGAAGTTTATGCAGTACACAAACTGTTTTTCTAGATCGAACCCAAGAGCATTTCGCAAAGATTCTATAAATGATTCAAACATTTCTTCTCTATTAGTTTTCATATGTACCAACTCTTTTCTTATATTATTGAGATTCAAAAGAGAATCATAAATTAATTTATCTTCTTTTTCGTTAATGTTAAAATTCACATCAGTCAATTCATCACTTAAAAATCTAAGTTTATCTTTAAATGATAGTTCTTTTTCAATTTGTTTTTTAGTTTTCTCTTCATTTTTATATAATAGTTTACCTTCAGGAATAACAGAATTCATAAAAGCTTCTATCGATGTTTGAAGCATTATAATGGAATTTAATTTTAATTGCATAAAAACGGAGAAGTCATGAGTATTTACAATTTTAATTTCCGAAGTATCATGTTCAACCCTAAAGTCCAATTTAGCTTTCTTGGCACCATTATAAGTATCATATGCTTGAGTAAAAAAAGTTAAAATTGGTTCATAAAACATTGAAGCAAAAATATCTTCTCCATCAGTAATCTGGAGTAGAAAGTCTAACTCTTTTGTCCCAGGATTAATTGCTAAAAGAACCCCAGAATCCTCCCTTTTTAATTTATTTATGAACTTCTTCTTATCATAATCAGTTTTGGCAATCGGAACTCCTTTTACTGCATTAGGTGATATTTTATAATTTCCAAATGTTCTAAGTTTTACTGTTTTCATTCTATATTTAATAAGTCCGTAAACTTTTTTAGCTTCTCAACATCTTTTAATCCTGCTTCTATTTCAAATTTACTATTTACGTCTATTACTTGACAATGTCTGGATGCATCGCTTTTTAAAAATGTTTCTAACTTTTCTATTTCTTCCAAACCAATTCCACCACTTAAAAAATACGGTTTTGTAGATGGGTAATCTCTTAAAACACTCCAATTAAAAGTATAACCATTTCCGCCTGGGTTTTTTCCTTTGGTATCGAACAGAAAATAATCACAAACGGATTCATATGGTTTTAGAATGCTAAAATCAAATTTATCTTTTATGGAGAATACTTTGATGATTTCTAACACAGACCCTGAAATAAATTCAGGGTGACGCTTGAGAGCCTTGCAAAATTCAGGTGATTCTTCTCCATGTAATTGAACAGCTTGAAGGTTATATCTTTCTATTTTACTAATAACCTCATCAATACTAGCATTTACAAAAACCCCTACTTTTTTAATCGTCTTTGCTAAATCAGGTAAAGTACCTTCAAAATTTCGTGGTGATTTATCATAAAATATAAAGCCCATATAATCAGGTTGCAATGCAGCAACCTCAATTATATTCTCATGATATTTCATCCCACAAATTTTCAACCTCATATTTTTTCGTTTACGTAACCCTGAATTTAGTTAAGGGTCGCATTACACTAATTGTTTCCAAATTAGGATTTTTCTCTTTTATCAAATTTACTTTCCAATCGTGATGCCAATTTTTTAATTGTTTTTCTCTTTTTATCGCTAAGTTAACGTCTGTAAATTCTTCAAAATACACAAAATCCGTTAGATTATATTTTTTCGTGAATTTAGACCCTAAACCTTCTGCATGATTATTTACACGTTCCATTAAATTAGAAGTTACGCCTATATAAAAAGTGGTTCGGTATTTATTGGTCATTATGTAAATATAACTTAATTGCATCGCTCGTTGTTATTTGATGCTGAAACGTGTTCAGCATGACGTACTATTTCGAATTCAGTTTGTCTATAAATTCCTTTGCACTTTTACCAGCATCATCGGTTTTCATAAAATTTTCACCAATTAGAAAACCCTTATAACCATGAGGTTGTAATTCTTTTATAGCTTCGACACTACTAATTCCACTTTCTGAAACTTTTACAAAATCATTTGGTATTTTGGAGGCTAGTTTTTTACTGTTATCTAAACTTACCTCAAAGGTTTTTAAGTTTCTATTATTTACACCCAACATGTCTAAACTAGGCATGATAGATTTTTGCAATTCTTCTTCATTATGTACTTCTAGCAAAACTTCTAGTCCAAGGCTCTTAGCAAATTCAGAAAAATGCTTGATTTCTTTTTGTGATAACACAGCAGCAATCAACAAAACTACATCTGCTCCATAGGCTTTCGCAACTAATAATTGATATTCATCAATAATAAATTCTTTTCGCAACAAAGGCAGGTAACAATTGGCTCTGGCTGATAATAAATCGTCTAATGAGCCCCCAAAATACTTAGCATCTGTTAAAACGGACATACCAGATACTCCAGCCTCTTCATAGCCTCGGGCTACGTCAAAAACATTAAAACCAGTATTTATGATAGATTTTGATGGTGAACGTCTTTTATGTTCAGCAATAATTCCCGTATTACTCTCTTTTAATCTTTCTGCTAATGAGATCGTTTTACGTTCAAAGAAAACAGACTTTTCCAATTGCGACACTGGCAACACCCCTTTGCGAAGTTGAACTTCTAAGTATTTATCTGCTATAATTTTTTCTAGTATCGTCATTTTTTAGTTCTTACTATCTCATTCTACGTAGCCTTTGGCTAAATAGAGCTAATTGCTTGTAACTTCTTTAAGGTTTTTAATCCCTTACCACTTAAAAGTGACTCTTTTGCTAATTCAAACCCTTCTTTTGGTTGTAAATTTTTAACGGTTGCTATTGCCATTCCAGCATTGGCAGACACTACATTGTTTTGGGCATCAGTTCCTTTTCCACTGATTACTTCCATGAATATCTTGGCGGATTCTTCAACTGAATTTCCACCAAATATTTCTTCTGGTGTAATTGGTTGTACTCCAAAATCATCAGGACTTAACATTGCCTCTGAATGATTGGTTATTGTTTTTGTAGCTCCAGTTAATGAAATCTCATCGTAACCATCTAGAGCATGTAAAATTGTAAAATTTTTATCTGTATTTTGATATAAATAACTATACATCCTTGCCAATTCCAAGTTAAAAACACCTACAAGTTGATTTTTTGGAAATGCTGGGTTCACCATTGGACCCAACATATTAAAAAAGGTTTTTACACCTAATGCTTTTCGTATGGGTGCTACATTCTTCATAGCGGGATGAAATAAAGGAGCATGTAAAACACAAATTCCTGTCTCATCTAAACTCCTTCTTAAAAAATCTTGCTCATTGCTAAATTTTATTCCTAAATATTCCATAA from Aureibaculum sp. 2308TA14-22 includes:
- a CDS encoding T9SS type A sorting domain-containing protein gives rise to the protein MGIKKLLSLLLFAPIFLFTITGSGQLELNDSEDFLKTTDTIPKKNLENKVTNLEKRALKIFPNPVKEVLIIGTLNAKSDAVNTVHIFNNLGQLVHQNSSIATENNQIKIKTESLKPGVYYLKVNKGSISKFIKI
- the trpC gene encoding indole-3-glycerol phosphate synthase TrpC, which gives rise to MTILEKIIADKYLEVQLRKGVLPVSQLEKSVFFERKTISLAERLKESNTGIIAEHKRRSPSKSIINTGFNVFDVARGYEEAGVSGMSVLTDAKYFGGSLDDLLSARANCYLPLLRKEFIIDEYQLLVAKAYGADVVLLIAAVLSQKEIKHFSEFAKSLGLEVLLEVHNEEELQKSIMPSLDMLGVNNRNLKTFEVSLDNSKKLASKIPNDFVKVSESGISSVEAIKELQPHGYKGFLIGENFMKTDDAGKSAKEFIDKLNSK
- the trpA gene encoding tryptophan synthase subunit alpha, which gives rise to MNRINQKLKENKRLLSIYFTAGYPNLEDTVTIIQNLEKSGVDMIEIGLPFSDPLADGPTIQASSTQALKNGMTSEILFEQLRSIRKSVNIPLLIMGYFNPILQYGVEKFCATCEGIGIDGMIIPDLPVDVYNEKYKYIFEKHGLINVFLITPQTSSERIRFIDSISNGFIYMVSSASVTGSQSGFGKEQTEYFERIEKMNLKNPQVIGFGISENKTFTQATNHAKGAIIGSAFIKHLTSFGVDSVNKFVSNILNS
- the trpB gene encoding tryptophan synthase subunit beta — protein: MSYNIDNKGYYGEFGGAYIPEMLYPNVEELRQNYLKVMAESDFQKEFQQLLKDYVGRPSPLYFAKRLSEKYNTKIYLKREDLNHTGAHKINNTIGQILMAKRLGKNRIIAETGAGQHGVATATVCALMGLECIVYMGEIDIARQAPNVARMKMLGATVIPALSGSRTLKDATNEAIRDWINNPVDTHYIIGSVVGPHPYPDMVARFQAVVSEEIQWQLKEKEGITKPDYVIACVGGGSNAAGAYYHYLEDTDVKLIAVEAAGLGVDSGESAATSVLGKEGIIHGSKTLLMQTNDGQITEPYSISAGLDYPGVGPMHAHLYKSGRAEFISVTDDEAMQAGLELSKLEGIIPAIESSHALAVFEKKKFKKDDVVVLSLSGRGDKDLETYINYFEL
- a CDS encoding sensor histidine kinase, encoding MKLKKFSLRSRIFFAMILLVVIASILIALTAIYQYNEQTKDYHEDRLLRKENAVKASIDIELQRRTTFPVEEKYLHSIFKDKIYDISDINQLDIMIFNLAGELQISSSSDFTEDTTEHKISQRVLTQLAESPNHRVVVEDQTPSGIKYKSSYTYFNDRKFKPVGILHVHYLKDNSFQQEELKEFLSRLAFVYLFMLLIAIGIAYFVSKYITQSIKTVSEKMAKTALGKSNEKIILDNASLEIYNLVNAYNDMVDELEDSALKLAKSQREQAWREMAKQVAHEIKNPLTPMRLTVQSFEQRFDAKDPNIKSKIHEFSNSLIQQIDTMSSIASAFSNFAEMPKQNSESLNVVEVVKLALDIFNEDDVHYFHEDNEIVAKLDKTQLIRVVTNLIKNAVQSTENKEDAKIEVRVAEENEKVIITVADNGLGIDEEVKNKIFEPKFTTKSSGMGLGLAMVKNIVEAYDGNITFVSELGVGSVFTVTIPKN
- a CDS encoding GIY-YIG nuclease family protein, coding for MQLSYIYIMTNKYRTTFYIGVTSNLMERVNNHAEGLGSKFTKKYNLTDFVYFEEFTDVNLAIKREKQLKNWHHDWKVNLIKEKNPNLETISVMRPLTKFRVT
- the trpD gene encoding anthranilate phosphoribosyltransferase, with the translated sequence MKQLLNRLINHETISKEEAKNVLVNISKGEYNPSQIAAFLTVYMMRSITVEELEGFRDALLDLCLAVDFSDYNTIDLCGTGGDGKNTFNISTLSSFVAAGAGINVTKHGNYGVSSVSGSSNVMEYLGIKFSNEQDFLRRSLDETGICVLHAPLFHPAMKNVAPIRKALGVKTFFNMLGPMVNPAFPKNQLVGVFNLELARMYSYLYQNTDKNFTILHALDGYDEISLTGATKTITNHSEAMLSPDDFGVQPITPEEIFGGNSVEESAKIFMEVISGKGTDAQNNVVSANAGMAIATVKNLQPKEGFELAKESLLSGKGLKTLKKLQAISSI
- a CDS encoding phosphoribosylanthranilate isomerase produces the protein MRLKICGMKYHENIIEVAALQPDYMGFIFYDKSPRNFEGTLPDLAKTIKKVGVFVNASIDEVISKIERYNLQAVQLHGEESPEFCKALKRHPEFISGSVLEIIKVFSIKDKFDFSILKPYESVCDYFLFDTKGKNPGGNGYTFNWSVLRDYPSTKPYFLSGGIGLEEIEKLETFLKSDASRHCQVIDVNSKFEIEAGLKDVEKLKKFTDLLNIE